The following is a genomic window from Cryptococcus neoformans var. neoformans B-3501A chromosome 12, whole genome shotgun sequence.
TCTCTTCGCTCTCTCAACTACTTCCCACTACATTTGCCATGCCCACGAACAACACAAACCTTGACAGGTCGTTCTTGACCGCAAATATCGATGATCTCCTTAAGCAGCTCACcacagaagagaagatcTCCCTCCTTGCAGGCAAGGATTGGTGGAAGTGAGTCTTGCTTGCTTGCTTGCTTTGATAGACATAGGCTGACGTACATTGTATAAAAGCACTGTACCGATTCCCAGGCTCAACATCCCTTCGTGAGGTGCTTATGCTACTTAGAAGTGCGGGTATACTGATGTTGGAGTAGCATCAAGATGACCGATGGCCCTGGTGGCGCTCGAGGAGACTCATTTTACCATATGAGTGAGTACCATGGACTTGCTGGTTAAATGTTCAGGGCTGATCAGAATTAGCACCGGCTTGTGCCCTTCCAAGCGCTACTTCTCTGgcctccactttttctcCCGATTTAATCCATTCAGCCGGTAATCTCCTAGCACTTGAAACCCTTGCTCGCAATGCTGTCTGCCTTCTTGCTCCCACTATCAACATCCAACGTTCCCCGCTCGGTGGTCGAGCATTTGAATCCTTCTCTGAAGACCCCACTTTGTCAGGCTTGATTGCGGCCGCTTATGTTGCTGGTCTGCAGGAAGGTGGTGTTAGTGCGGCGATCAAGCATTTCGTGGGGAATGATCAAGAGCATGAACGGATGGGCGAGGACTCTGTCATCGCGCCTAGGGCGTTGAGGGAGATTTACCTTCGACCATTCCAGATTGCACTCAAGAAGTCTAAACCACAAGCATTCATGACGGCTTATAACAAACTCAATGGGACGCATTGTTCGGAGAACGAATGGTTACTTGAGGAGCTGCTGAGAAAAGAATGGGGGTTCGATGGGCTGGTAATGAGTGACTGGTATGGTACCTATTCCATTTCCGAAAGTATCAACGCCGGGCTCAACCTCGAGATGCCGGGGGCCACCCGATGGCGTCCCAACGGACTAGTGACTCACCTTATCAAAGCGCACAAGATCGACCCCAGGCAGTTGGACAAGGTTGCAGGTGGTGTATTAAGATGGGTACAGAAGCTTGCGAAGAAAAACGAGGAGTTGGTATATTCACCGCCtggcaaagagaagactAGAACTGAGGATCAAGCAGAAGACGCCAAGTTGCTTCGTCGTTTGGCTGGGGAAAGCATTGTACTTCTCAAAAATGAGTTGAATGTTCTCCCAATCAGGGAACCCAAAAAGATCGCCGTCATCGGTCCCAACGCCAAGGCCAAGGTCCTCACCGGCGGTGGATCTGCCCAACTTCGTTCAGCCTGGTCGTCAACTCCCTGGCAAGGTCTCTCCGACAATGCTCCCGAAGGTGTTGAACTTTCCTATTCCCTTGGATGTCACTCCGACAAGTTCCTGCCTATACTTGACGACAGTTTTACCTGTCCTGATGGCTCACCCGGCTTCCAACTTTCACACTTCCCCATCACCTCCTCAGGCGATAAAGCTGAGGAACCCGTACATGTCGAGACATGGGACTCATCCGACATGTTCCTTGCTGACTTTACCGCTCCTGGTCTGACTAAGGAGTACTTTACCCAGCTTGATGCCGTCTGGACAccggtggaggatggagagtaTGAATTTGGAGTGGTCGTTACTGGCAAGGGGTGGTTCTGGATCAATGGAGAACTTGTTATCGATGCGtcaagagaagatgaaaggtCCACGAGTTTTTTTAACTTGGGAACGAAGGAAATCAAAGGCCGAACCAGGGCTAAAAAGAACAAGGTGAGTTGTTCAACTGACGTTACATTGTCACGGAAGAGAATTGATATTGCTTGTCATAGAGATATGACATTCGCTTCCTCCACGACACCCGGCCATACTCAGTCAACAACATTAACACTCCCATCGCAAGTGCCGGTATGCGTCTTGGCTACATCCAGGTTATCCCCGCTTCGACTCTCCTCTCTAACGCCGTCTCTCTCGCTGCATCCTCAGACGTCGCCTTGCTCGTTATCGGGCTTAACTCGGGCTGGGAATCAGAAGGATACGACCGTCCTGACCTTTCTTTACCGATGGACACAGACAAGCTCGTCAATGCCGTTGCGGAAGCGAACCCCAACACGATTGTTGTCATTCAAGCGGGTTCTGCCGTTTCAATGCCGTGGCTCGACAAAGTGAAAGGTGTGGTGTTTGCTTGGTACCTGGGAAACGAGACTGGTAATGCCATCGCCGACATTATCTACGGGTATACCAACCCTTCTGGTCGCCTCCCGATGACATTCCCCAAACGAGAGCTTGATATTCCCGCCAACCTGAACTACAAATCGGCACGCACCAGGGTTTATTACGACGAAGGTATCTGGGTAGGGTACAAGCATTTTAATGCAAGAGGTATCGaccctctctttcccttcgGCCATGGTCTTTCCTACACCACTTTTGCTTATTCCGGCCTTCACATCTCTCAAGTACCAGAATCACCAAAGAACGTCGGTgctgatggatggagagtgGAAGTCGGGGTGCAAGTGGAAAATATTGGcatggaagagggagcGCACACAGTCATGTTCTGGCTGAGTCCGCCACCTGAGAGCCCGAACGGACTGAAGCACCCGAAGTGGACTCTGCAAGGGTTTCAAAAGGTTTATGGGCTCAAACCAGGTGCAAAAAGAGAGATCAAGGTCACGTTTGATAAGTGTAAGTTTTCTCTAAAACCTACAGCTAAGAATACAGCTTATGAGTATTAGATGCGGTCTCACACTGGGATGAGCTCTGGAACACTTGGAGGGCGGAGTTGGGAGAGTGGACTGTTCGGGTTGGCGTAGACGCACAAAATATCAGTGGCGAGAAGGCGACATTCAAGATTGAGGATGATCTTGAGTGGAGAGGCTTGTAAAGACAGTTCAATATAAATAAAGGGCGTACGAAGTTGTGCAATATAGTCATATATGTAAATAGAATGCAGCTAATCATGTCGAGAGATCTAGACTTTGTCAATTCTACGTCATCTATACCACAGTCTACAAAAGTCCTTCCGATTCGGCGATAGTCTTACCAACAGCCATAGCCCTCCCCCAAACCATACCTCTAAGCGCAGCGTATTGGAAACCAGCGCCTGCCAAGACAAAGCAGTGAAAAATTTGATGGGATGATCCGAAATAGTCGAAAGTGCCGGGGGAAAGCTTTTCGGGGATTCTTGCCGCGCTAGAAGCCAATCAAGTTAGtttcccatccatcttgTGACAAAGATTTCAGCCTACTAGAGTAATGCACCAAAAATGTAGCTTGCCCCACCTGCTACAATGAGGTCAAGGCTCATCTTTTCTCTCGCATGGACTAGACCTTGGGTGAACAAGATGTGGGTGATGGGTACCACAGCAGAGAGGCCTAGAACTATGAATGTGAGGGTACGGTGCCATCGATGGGAACGATGGTGTGGGGACAGTACGATCTGTGGGAAGATCAGTTTGGTGCGAGTGGGCATACGGAAACAAACCAACATAAGCTGATACTATACCGGCAATGATGATGCCAGCTGTTGCTTTTTGTCAGTGTCGATCTCCAACATGAGATGGGACGTACCCATATAGAAAACTTGAAGGAAGGCATTCTCATAGAAAGCATAGTACATACCGGGGGTGATACTCCCCACAATTAATACTACAATACCTATCTATAGAGGATCAGGACTCATATCTCCAAATCAATGACTCACATAATCTCCACGGTGGGCTGCATCGCAAACCTCTTTTGAATGGCATGAGACTGTATGAAACCAGCTGCTCAAACTCAAACATAACACAGCGCAAATGAGGTATAGAGCCAGGGCCACCTTGTCATGTAGAGTAGGCGGGGTCGGTAATGGGCTGCAGGACTGGTTTAGGGTGGGGAAATGCGTTGGGATGAGGTGAAGGGGGAGGAgcgagagaaagaagacagCACCAACAGAATGGGAGTGGATGTTTACTGTGGGAGAGTAAATGTTTATACTATCCTGTCAACCACAAGAGGGTTAAACAAACCTGTCTCATTGTGAAGGTCTGTGAAAGACTTAGTATGATAGTTCACCTCAACAAAAAATTGACTTACAGCTTACTGCACTCCATAAGCACTTTCGAATCGAGGGTGTCGCTCTTCTATACCCATGTCTAATATAATCATTATCTGTCTGCCAGGGTAGCAGCATCAGGGACTCCTCGTAGGAGATTGTCTTccgctctccatcctcgcaTGTCTCCCCTGGTTTTGGGAGTAAAGGGGTTGTCTCAGGCATGTTGGGCGGAGGCGTTGAAGATGCTGAAACAGCTTGACGGCGAGTAAGGACCATTTATGAGGTATTCTACACTCCTTTGAATCATTAATTTATAAGTAACTCTCAGGTCTCGAATGCAAAGACCAAGTGCGGTCCAGCAGCCACTCCGACAGCTTTCCACGACTAAAAAATACCCACTGACGATCCACGTAGTCGACGTCGTTCCGTTCGTATTATCGCTCAAGATGCCGATGGTAATATCCTTGATATAAATCACTTAGATTCTGAGGATTTCAGTCTTGAGCTACCAGCGATGCTGCCGACCAAGCATACATACAGATAAATCGAAAACAAAGTGATCAAAGAAATCATTGCCAGTGGTTCGATCTCCGCCGTTCCAGGTAATGATGTCCGGTCACGTGACGAGATTAGATTTCTTCACAACTTTCGAGATACGTACCAACTTGCAATGGTGTACAAAGTAATTCATTAGACTCCCCAAACAGACAAATATTCAGCCTGCAACAGCATGGCTAGCGCAGAGATAATAACGAAACGACTCCATATCGGAGGTCTTAAGCCGGAAATTACCACCATCCACTTGAAAGACCgcttttc
Proteins encoded in this region:
- a CDS encoding hypothetical protein (HMMPfam hit to Glyco_hydro_3, Glycosyl hydrolase family 3 N terminal domain, score: 352.1, E(): 7.3e-103; HMMPfam hit to Glyco_hydro_3_C, Glycosyl hydrolase family 3 C terminal domain, score: 198.9, E(): 1e-56) — encoded protein: MPTNNTNLDRSFLTANIDDLLKQLTTEEKISLLAGKDWWNTVPIPRLNIPSIKMTDGPGGARGDSFYHMTPACALPSATSLASTFSPDLIHSAGNLLALETLARNAVCLLAPTINIQRSPLGGRAFESFSEDPTLSGLIAAAYVAGLQEGGVSAAIKHFVGNDQEHERMGEDSVIAPRALREIYLRPFQIALKKSKPQAFMTAYNKLNGTHCSENEWLLEELLRKEWGFDGLVMSDWYGTYSISESINAGLNLEMPGATRWRPNGLVTHLIKAHKIDPRQLDKVAGGVLRWVQKLAKKNEELVYSPPGKEKTRTEDQAEDAKLLRRLAGESIVLLKNELNVLPIREPKKIAVIGPNAKAKVLTGGGSAQLRSAWSSTPWQGLSDNAPEGVELSYSLGCHSDKFLPILDDSFTCPDGSPGFQLSHFPITSSGDKAEEPVHVETWDSSDMFLADFTAPGLTKEYFTQLDAVWTPVEDGEYEFGVVVTGKGWFWINGELVIDASREDERSTSFFNLGTKEIKGRTRAKKNKRYDIRFLHDTRPYSVNNINTPIASAGMRLGYIQVIPASTLLSNAVSLAASSDVALLVIGLNSGWESEGYDRPDLSLPMDTDKLVNAVAEANPNTIVVIQAGSAVSMPWLDKVKGVVFAWYLGNETGNAIADIIYGYTNPSGRLPMTFPKRELDIPANLNYKSARTRVYYDEGIWVGYKHFNARGIDPLFPFGHGLSYTTFAYSGLHISQVPESPKNVGADGWRVEVGVQVENIGMEEGAHTVMFWLSPPPESPNGLKHPKWTLQGFQKVYGLKPGAKREIKVTFDKYAVSHWDELWNTWRAELGEWTVRVGVDAQNISGEKATFKIEDDLEWRGL
- a CDS encoding hypothetical protein (Match to ESTs gb|CF193642.1|CF193642, gb|CF193641.1|CF193641, gb|CF194588.1|CF194588; HMMPfam hit to HlyIII, Haemolysin-III related, score: 172.3, E(): 9.7e-49), whose amino-acid sequence is MVLTRRQAVSASSTPPPNMPETTPLLPKPGETCEDGERKTISYEESLMLLPWQTDNDYIRHGYRRATPSIRKCLWSAVSYLHNETVNIHSHSVGAVFFLSLLPLHLIPTHFPTLNQSCSPLPTPPTLHDKVALALYLICAVLCLSLSSWFHTVSCHSKEVCDAAHRGDYIGIVVLIVGSITPGMYYAFYENAFLQVFYMAGIIIAGIVSAYIVLSPHHRSHRWHRTLTFIVLGLSAVVPITHILFTQGLVHAREKMSLDLIVAGGASYIFGALLYAARIPEKLSPGTFDYFGSSHQIFHCFVLAGAGFQYAALRGMVWGRAMAVGKTIAESEGLL